In Brassica napus cultivar Da-Ae chromosome C2, Da-Ae, whole genome shotgun sequence, the sequence GGCAAGGATGGTAAAGTACTCTCCcgggttttgatggtttgttaggggcaaggaatgtacgGGCATGTCTATCTCCTCTCCATTCAGAGATAGAGACATtaatatgggcaatggaatgtatgaaaaaattaAGACAGTTCCAGGTCACGTTTgctacggattgttctcaattggtgaaaatGGTTTCGGAACCTGAAGAATGGCCAGTATTTGAAGGCTACCTGGAAGACATTAAGCTTCTCAGAAGAAGTTTTCTCAACTCAGAAATCATTCATGTTCATCGAACGGCGAACCtcaaggcggatagtctagcacacagtgctaggaaacaaccgtctttcgtcgtacaTATGGATGCAGAATTACcactttggtttacagagtcaacatgaaTCTGTGaatgtttgctgtcaaaaaaaaaaaaaaaaaaaaatcttgaccTTATTATAACCGGAAAATATCTTTTAGatataaagattttttattGCAACATATATTTTACCTCTATAATATGACTGATCGAATATTAAATAGTAGACGAGTACTGTGTAAATCGTTGTAACTTAGTTAATAAAGTTTTTCTAGGTAACCAATAAGCATTGTTCCTATTGCCCATTTCTAGGtcaaattaattgatatatatagtaaatagCAGATGACTGATgcaaatatataatgttaaaaaaattgagtGGCATACAAATTTCATAGAttttttatacaatttgtaGTGACAATTTTCGAAGACGAAACTGTTGAAAAACTTTAACAGAATGAAATGGTTGTTCTAAGAGATGTAACTAATTAAATGAATGGATGTCTTCTAATCTCAACTCTATCTAAGCAATTCATATTTacaataaatctaaaacatttagcttaaaaatttttatagagaatattgatctaataaaattgaaaagtgaGTTTTCTCCATATTCTAATCTAAAATacgaaagaaaattaaattaaaattagataTAAAACGATGGTTGCATGAAATATTATGTAATGGAAATAGAGTGCCAAATATGTGTTTCATAGAGTTCtccaaaataaatatgtttttaagaaCACTATTAtagaataacaaaaaaacaaagcaaCAATTGGAAGACATAAATTATTTCAATGAATGAATGCCTTTTATTTCTAATATGATTCCTACGTAAATAATTGGACAATTTTCTCAAAtagccatttttaagtttttgtcacaaaatagaatcaagaaagaaaatgaccaaaatagccctttttattttgaaaattttaatatttcttttttattttttaaaatttgaaaccctatcTCCAAAACTCCattccttaactctaaaccctaagtctagattagttaacccaaCGGTAAAAATACacttttaccttttaataaaatttgtttggttattttctccatttatgatttttttctgataaaaacttaaataaaaactatcttagagaatttttctaaatatttaaaccatTAAATTAGACTTTCTTGAGAACCAATTTCATGTATTGGCACTCATCGAAGTAAAACTTTCCACCGGTCAACTctaaatgtattattttcaaTTTAGAGATATTTTCAGTTTTATGCTTAGTTTTTATATGCAGTAGTTATTAATCACTAACATCACCGCATTTAGTTATTACTCTTCTCCTCGAAATTACAAATTCCACCGATTATTTTTGCTGGATTTTACTATGACCATTTCTCTTGTTGATATGTTGCATATATTTTAGATGCGTATTAAATTATTGATCAACACTTGATCTGTTCATCATATCAGAATGTTAATTTCACCTTTCACTTTTTTCTGCagacaaaattatataattgctaTGGTACGGTTAGTTCAAGATCGTGTTAGTCATTTATTTAAGCCTGGTACAATAACTTTTGAATTAAAATGCCATGAGACAACATCTGCAAATTTTAAACAAAGGTCTTAAGGCAGCTCCAGGCTACAATGTCGTTTGTTGTACGGATGCTACAGCCAGTAAAAAGAAAGCAATTGAAGTTTCCAAAGTGTGATTGCAGACTATCAGTTTCTTATCACGAAGGCTACATGTTCAAATAATCTTGATGAGTTTATCACAGACTCACGAATATTCATGCGCACCTCTCGTGTCTTACCAACGAATGTCTTATTAAGACTTGGAATCTAACAAATTCTGTGAACACGTTCTTTTAATCTTCAAAAGAGAATAATTACTTCCCCCTGACTCCTGAGGTTAagttccacaaaaaaaaaacaaagaaaacacatGATTTGGACAAAAGATAGCTATTCTAAAAAAAGCTACAGATGACGAAAAGAAAATTGGAGTGGATATTCACTACACCAGACAAGACAAAATTCTCCTACCTAACAAAATATCACTGTTACCAATTTTTCGCATATACCAATGATACAAAAAGAAAGAGGAACTTGCCCGATTTAATCTGCTCCCAAAAGCGAGTCAAAATCTCATTTGTTGATTGAAACGCATCGATCGCTGTATCTCAGAGTAATAAGAACCATACCTAGAATCTACAATCTATTTACTCTCGTTTGACTACACATATCTACAATTTGTGCAATCAGTTAAACGGCATCTCTATCAATCATGGACGAACAAAATTTTGGTAAGAAATACATCACCTATGACTGACAAGCGAGATTCCGACAGTGCCCCCACCGTCCTCTAACGGAGACCAACCGTCGTCTTCCCGACGAGTCACCAGAGCAAGTCGCTCTCGCAGCCTACGCAGCAAGGCCCTTCCGTTACACTTCAAATCGCCGCCGACAATAGCTATTCCGTCACGATGTACGATGTCCGGGAGGGGGAGAACACTACCATCGCCGGCTAGGTGACCGGACAAATTGCAGCGCCTCCACACTCGATGAAACCGAGAAAGTGAATTAGGGGAGAAAGTTTGTGTGTGCGTGTATTACAACCGGCAGTCAAAGGCATCAATATTAGAGATCCTCAATTAGGTTTAACGGTGGTGAAAACGGAAAATGATATATTCCATAAAGAAAAAGAGCCACGGAGAAATATGAAGAAAAGATGATGAAAAACTGAATGGAAAACGAACAATGGTCATTGATTTTAAGCACAAAAAGAAACGTGTCAAGTGACGGTTTTGAAAAGTTGTGACTTTTGAGAAGTGAGTCACAAGTGACGATTCAAAGAAAGAAAACGAAAGAGATACCGTTTGCATATTGATGACATAAGACactaaataaaactttaattttatcCATTAGATCACATAACTGAAACAATCTCAACCGTAcaatttcagttttatttttcaataaaaaaatgctGACATCACCGAACACATATTGTtggtttgctattatatatagatagatttttttttgtcatctattAGATTAATAAAAGGTTCAAACATTGTTTTACACACAAAGTCAGCAAAAGTATACAACCTTTCTGAAGTCATAAGCCGGCGTAGAAACAAGATACTATCCAGAAACAAGGACTGAAGCAAACACTTACCCCCAAGAAACTAACTTAAACTAAAGAAAACAAGATAACTAAGCGCCAAAGGAGAATAACCATACAATCAAGGAAGGCGAAACAACCAGCGTTAGAAAGAGGATAGATCGAGAAAGCATAGCAGGCCTATATTATTGGGGTTGAAGGAGGAACCACGAACAAACACCACACTTACCATTGCTTCACCTCAAAGAAGCCAAAGAAACATCAAATTCCAACCCGAGCAGCCAATGAAGATACATGTTTGGCGATCGACTACTCCAAGACCTCACGCAATTGAGCATAAGCTCCACAGCCCCTTACCAAGTAATCCGGAAGAACCCGTAGGTTGCAGACCAAGGGACAGCACAACTTCATAACACTTGCACTTCACCCACTGAAATCTAAATGAACGACCGAGTGAAAACGGCGAGACGAAAGATAACCACAAGAAAGTCATCATACGCTCCAAGGATGATAGCTTCTACCCGGAGACCACATAGAAGAACCTAACCGCAGACCCGAGAGAATACACCATCCACACTTGCCGCAAAACCACACAAACTCCCAAGCGCTTAAGAAATCTGATTCTCTTATTAGAACTAAGACCACTAAGGcataaaacagaacaaaaaagaACCTTTGATGCATTAACGAAAGGGCAGAGCTGGAGAAACTAGCACAACGCACCACCATTGACCACCTGAAAACGAGACACCAGGATCGATGGAAGAATTACCACCCCACATCAGAGCCGGCTGAACCTGCCACCACGCACCAGAAAACAATTTCGAAACTAGCAGACCCCCCCCCTCCCCAAGCAATCTGGTAGAAACACAGACACACGCTCTCACAACAAAGCCTTTCAAAAGCAACAACAGCCTCAAACTAGTCTAAATAAAGATAAGTTCACCATACTATAAACGTCAAAGAAAAGGTTGCAAACAGGAGAAAATCAAGACAAGACGAGGCCCATGAGCTTCACCGGTGTCGGACCACTACCAACAGGCTAACGACCACCTCACCGAAGCCAATCGCTACCTCAGACCGCCGATTCTCCAATCCAGCAAGAGCAAATAAAGATCTGACCAGATAACCACACAAAACATCTCTCTGAAGCCAGATCCGCAATCCAAACCTTCAACGTCGCAAGACCAAAGTGAAGATCCGCCAAGCTAAGAAGAAAGAAAATCGGAACCGCTTCCGACGATGGCAATAGACACCAACCGCCGGAGCAACGAAGATGAACGACGACGGCGTCTTTTTGCTTCGAGAGAGAAAGGGCCTAGGGTTTTTTTTTAGCTACTGATTAAAAAGCACATGgtttttctattatatatagatttctCTTTCCCTTTGACTGTTTTTCAGAAAGTGTTCACGAGAATATACAGATGGTGCAGGACTGCTCTCAAGAAGTTCTTGTGTCAAACATTGATGCAAATAGACAGATTTGCCTCTGACCATAAATACTTTAATACtgtaaatttcatttaaaacCATATTCGATAATTTAAAGGCCATTTTGTCTGTAGAGGAAATATTTGTGTTTATTGATGCTTCATTTGGCTTCTTACATCAACATTACGTTTCAAGAAAAGAccaaaatcatcaaaccaacaaaccaaatctatgaaaataaatagttaTTCTTGTTCAAATTTTGCACCAAAACAACGAAGACCATCACTCATAACCTGCCATATATATTAGATGAGCAGCTTCTCAATGGCATCCTTGAGCTGCTGAATTTGAGATTTCAATTGGCTAGCCTCGTTTGAGGTAACCGAACAAGCAATCACGGGTCTTGTCACTCCACATGCTCTTCCAAGGGCTTGCTTCGATGGCACAAACACATACGGCACATTCTAAAAAATTACAAAGAGAAAGACAGAACAAACGGTTAGTCACAGAATCATAATATTGCATGTGAAACAGATATGAAACATGTACATAAACCATTCTTCGGTTTTTTCTAAGTTAAATACTAACAAATCAGTAGAACATGATACTCAGAAACCATATCCACATAGAAAAAAACAGTAACGAAAAAGGTATGTCAAACATGACCAGAACTAAGATCTACACAACATCAGAACATCATGACTTAAAACCAAGAAAGTAGAGTTTAATAACTAACAAAGCCAACAAAGAGATGCATACACTTTCTACAATATTTCATGTAAAGAAGACTTTTTAACATGTCTGACAATTTTTCAGAGCCCAAGAAAATACTAACTGAGATTCGCaagaggaaaaaaagaaaaagaagaaaccaaTACCTTATCTTCGGCGAGAAGagggagatgaagaagaatctCGAGAGGCTCAGCATCAGCAGCCATAACCACGAACTCAGAGATCCCACGGTTCAGTGTCTTGGTAGCTTCATTAGCTCCTTTCTTGAGCTGCTTGTAATTCGTAGCTTGCTGAACAAGATCGAGGATTGTTATCGCTAGCTGGGAATCAGCTAAAGGGTACGCCTTAGGGTTCACTGCTTCTACCGTCATCTCTGCCTCCGAGTTCTGAGTGGCTTTAATTTGGTTAAGAAAAGGAGGCGACGATTTAGGATTTTATAAAGGGAGCGATTTAGGGCTTTTATCAGATCTCTTTTATACACAAGAAGAAAAACATTTCCACCAATTTACTAATCGAACATAATTTTATAGCCCAGCCCAGTTGACTACGTTGATTTGGAAAccccaaaaa encodes:
- the LOC106381595 gene encoding NHP2-like protein 1; this translates as MTVEAVNPKAYPLADSQLAITILDLVQQATNYKQLKKGANEATKTLNRGISEFVVMAADAEPLEILLHLPLLAEDKNVPYVFVPSKQALGRACGVTRPVIACSVTSNEASQLKSQIQQLKDAIEKLLI